Part of the Kineococcus aurantiacus genome, CCGGGGCCCGCCCGCCGCAGCAGAGTGAGGACGTGCTCCCCATGCTGGCGACCCCCGCAGCGGGGCGCGGCCCCGCCTGCGGGGTCCCCACCGACGGCGACCAGTGGGCCTACGAGGTGAAGTGGGACGGCGTGCGGGTCCTGGCCGACGTCCGCGAGGGCCGCGTCGTCCTGCGCTCGCGCACCGGCCGCGACGTCTCCAGCACCTTCCCCGACCTCGCCGCGCTCGCCGGGACCCACGCCGACGTCCTCCTCGACGGCGAGGTCGTCGCCCTGCGCGACGGCCAGCCGTCCTTCTCCGCGCTCGCCGACCGGGTGCACGTCACCGACCCCCGCGCCGCGGCCCGCGCCGCCGAGCGCACCCCCGTCACCCTCGTGACCTTCGACGTGCTGCGGCTGTACGGCGTCGGCCTGCTCGACCGGCCCTGGCAGGAGCGCCGCGAGTCCCTCGACCGGCTGCAGCCGGCCGGCACGGCCTGGCAGGTCTCACCCGTCTACGCCGACGCCGCCGCGCTGCTGGCCGCCACCCGCGAGCAGGGGCTCGAAGGCGTCGTCGCCAAGCGCCGGACCTCCCTCTACCGGCCCGGCCGCCGCAGCGCCGACTGGGTCAAGCACGCCCACCGCGACCACCAGGCGTGCCTCGTCGTCGGCTGGCGGTCCGTCGAGGGCGACCCCGCCCGCATGGGCGCCCTGCTGCTGGCCGTCCCCGGGCCCGGCGGGGAGCTGCGGTACGCGGGGCGGGCCGGCAGTGGGCTCGACGCGGCGATGGAGGACGAGCTGCGCGCCGCGCTCGCGGGCCACGACCTGCCCGCGCCCGTCGTCGACGTCCCCCACCCCGACGCGGCGGGCGCGACGTTCACCGCCCCCGTGGCCGTCGTCGAGGTCCGCCACCTCGGCCGCACGCCCGCCGGCCGGCTGCGGCAGCCCGCCCTGCGCGGGGTCCGCGCCGACCTGGCGCCCTCGGACGTGCGGGAGGAGTGAGGTGGGCGCCGGCGAGGACGACGTCGTCGTCGACGTCGAGGGCCGCCACCTGCGCCTGCGGCGGCTGGAGAAGGTCCTGTACCCCGCCACGGGCACCACGAAGGCCGAGGTCGTCGCCTACGTGACGGCCGTGGCGCCCGCCCTGCTGGCCCAGGTGCGCGGGCGGCCGCTGACCCGCCGGCGCTGGCCCGACGGCGTCACCGGCGGGTCGTTCTTCGAGAAGGGCGTCCCGCGCGGCGCGCCGGACTGGCTGCGGACCGTGGAGCTGGAGTCCCTCGGCAGCACGAGGGGCCGCGGGACGGTCCGCTACCCGCTCGTCGACGACCTCGCCGGCCTGGTGTGGCTGGCGGACCTGGCCGCCCTGGAGCTGCACGTGCCGCAGTGGCGCGTCGGGCCCCGCGGCGGCGTGCGCCACCCCGACCGGCTCGTCGTCGACCTGGACCCCGGGCAGGGGGCGGGGCTGGCCGAGTGCGCGGAGGTGGCCCGCGCCGCCCGGGAGCGCCTGGAGGCCGACGGGCTGCGGTGCCACCCCGTGACGTCGGGGTCGAAGGGACTGCAGCTGTACGCACCGGTCTCGGGGGCCCAGGGCGCCGACGTGCTGCGCTCCTACGCGCGCCGCCTCGCCGAGGGCCTGGAGCGGGACCGCCCCGACCTGGTCGTCAGCCGGGTGACGAAGACCCGGCGCGGCGGGAGGGTGCTGCTGGACTGGAGCCAGAACGACGCGGGGAGGACGACCGTCGCCCCGTACTCCCCGCGCGGGCGGCACCGCCCCTGCGCCGCCGCGCCGCGGACGTGGGCCGAGCTGGAGGACCCGGGGTCGTTGCGGCAGCTGACGCTGGCGGAGGTCGCCGACCGCCACGCCCGCGACGGGGACCTGCTGGCCGCCCTCGGTCCCGGCGCCGAGCCGGGACCGCGGGTCCCCACGCGCTGAGGCGCGGACGGCCGTCCCCGTCACCGCCGCCGCACGTCCAGGGCGGTGCGCACCCCCCACAGGTGGTCCTCCGGCCGTTCCCAGGCCGCGAAGTGGCCGCCGCGGTCGTGCTCGCGCCAGGCGACCACGTCGAAGAAGCGCTCGGCGAACCGGCGCGGGGCGTTGACGAGGTCCCGGGGGAACAGCGTGAACACGGTGGGCACCTCCAGGCGCGGCCACCGCTTCGGGTCCTCGGCCGCGTAGGGGGTGAAGGAGGTGCCGATCGCGCCGCTGACCCAGTACGCGGTGATCCACGTCAGCGCCTCGTCGAGGCTGAAGACGTCGGTGAGGGAGCCGTCGCCGTCGGTCCAGCGCAGCAGCTTCTCCCCGATCCACGCCGCGAGCCCGGCGGGGGAGTCGCCGAGGGCGACGGCGAGGGTGCCCGGCCGGGTCGACTGCTCGTGCATGTACCCGCCCTCGGTGCGCTGCCACCGGTGCCCGCGCTCGACGTAGGCCCGCTCCTCGGCGTCCAGGTCGGCGGGCAGGTCCCGCAGGAAGTGGTGCTGCGAGACGTCGGTGAGGTGCAGCGCGGAGACGGCGTCGGGGTGGCGGGCGGCGAGGGCCTCGGCGACGTCGCACCCGACGTCCCCGGCCGAGACGACGTACCGGTCGAACCCGAACTCGGTCATGGCCGCGGCGACGGCCTCCGCGGCGGCCGACGCGGCCAGGCCGCCGCCCGGGACGGGGGCGGCGAACGGGAACCCCGGCAGCGCCGGGACGACGACGGTCACGTCCCCCAGCCGCGGCAGGAGCCGCTCGAAGCGCAGGACCGAGTCGGGCCACCCGTGCAGCAGCAGGACGACGGGG contains:
- the ligD gene encoding non-homologous end-joining DNA ligase, with protein sequence MLATPAAGRGPACGVPTDGDQWAYEVKWDGVRVLADVREGRVVLRSRTGRDVSSTFPDLAALAGTHADVLLDGEVVALRDGQPSFSALADRVHVTDPRAAARAAERTPVTLVTFDVLRLYGVGLLDRPWQERRESLDRLQPAGTAWQVSPVYADAAALLAATREQGLEGVVAKRRTSLYRPGRRSADWVKHAHRDHQACLVVGWRSVEGDPARMGALLLAVPGPGGELRYAGRAGSGLDAAMEDELRAALAGHDLPAPVVDVPHPDAAGATFTAPVAVVEVRHLGRTPAGRLRQPALRGVRADLAPSDVREE
- the ligD gene encoding non-homologous end-joining DNA ligase, with product MGAGEDDVVVDVEGRHLRLRRLEKVLYPATGTTKAEVVAYVTAVAPALLAQVRGRPLTRRRWPDGVTGGSFFEKGVPRGAPDWLRTVELESLGSTRGRGTVRYPLVDDLAGLVWLADLAALELHVPQWRVGPRGGVRHPDRLVVDLDPGQGAGLAECAEVARAARERLEADGLRCHPVTSGSKGLQLYAPVSGAQGADVLRSYARRLAEGLERDRPDLVVSRVTKTRRGGRVLLDWSQNDAGRTTVAPYSPRGRHRPCAAAPRTWAELEDPGSLRQLTLAEVADRHARDGDLLAALGPGAEPGPRVPTR
- a CDS encoding alpha/beta fold hydrolase, producing the protein MRANAFERTDQAVLDDLHERLARHRRVAVAASVPGRDPLDLGLPPDLLDALLEHWRDRFDWRAQEDRIEALGWFGTERTDVPVRAVVAPARAGAPGGADAPVVLLLHGWPDSVLRFERLLPRLGDVTVVVPALPGFPFAAPVPGGGLAASAAAEAVAAAMTEFGFDRYVVSAGDVGCDVAEALAARHPDAVSALHLTDVSQHHFLRDLPADLDAEERAYVERGHRWQRTEGGYMHEQSTRPGTLAVALGDSPAGLAAWIGEKLLRWTDGDGSLTDVFSLDEALTWITAYWVSGAIGTSFTPYAAEDPKRWPRLEVPTVFTLFPRDLVNAPRRFAERFFDVVAWREHDRGGHFAAWERPEDHLWGVRTALDVRRR